The following are encoded in a window of Tessaracoccus flavescens genomic DNA:
- a CDS encoding sensor histidine kinase, with the protein MPDATHPRAPGQGAWPVVWRYGLAILWWVLIAGLYAFVSFAGDPRPPQPIVVIDLVLGAAAIWGMRFRHRWPRGLAVVTTLLGVLSTSSFFAALWAFAHLATRRRWQEIVGYGAFVVISGTVLSQVNISGLAAQSAPLTLRDLLVGTAGSVVVVALVAAIGSYVGARRDLLRALHDRAEEAERRQETRVLQGQAEERNRIAREMHDVLAHRISLVSMHAGVLAYRDDLPPEQVREIAGVIQDNARQSMTELRAILGSLRQDEEQGDGQPEAPQPGFNQVGALISDAHRAGQRLEVSQEIQHPELMPTLVGRHIYRVVQELVTNARKHAPGAKVWLELIGAPGEGVHITSRNPLQLGDAELPGAGVGLIGLRERASVLGGTMHSGVNEEGQFEVKVWFPW; encoded by the coding sequence ATGCCCGACGCCACCCATCCCCGTGCCCCCGGACAGGGGGCGTGGCCTGTGGTGTGGCGCTACGGTCTCGCCATCCTCTGGTGGGTGCTGATCGCCGGCCTCTACGCGTTCGTCTCGTTCGCGGGCGATCCCAGGCCGCCGCAGCCGATCGTGGTCATCGACCTCGTCCTCGGGGCGGCCGCCATCTGGGGAATGCGGTTCAGGCACCGGTGGCCCCGCGGCCTCGCCGTCGTCACCACCCTGCTCGGCGTGCTGTCGACGAGCAGTTTCTTCGCCGCGCTCTGGGCCTTCGCGCATCTGGCCACGCGACGTCGGTGGCAGGAGATCGTGGGCTACGGGGCGTTCGTCGTCATCTCCGGCACCGTCTTGTCCCAGGTCAACATCTCGGGGTTGGCCGCCCAGTCCGCCCCGCTGACCCTTCGCGACCTGCTGGTCGGGACAGCCGGATCCGTTGTCGTCGTCGCCCTCGTCGCGGCGATCGGGTCCTACGTCGGCGCCCGACGTGACCTGCTGCGGGCGCTGCACGACCGCGCCGAGGAGGCGGAGCGCCGCCAGGAGACCCGCGTGCTCCAGGGGCAGGCCGAGGAACGCAACCGGATCGCCCGCGAGATGCACGACGTGCTCGCCCACCGTATCTCGCTGGTGAGCATGCACGCCGGGGTGCTCGCCTACCGCGACGATCTGCCGCCCGAGCAGGTGCGCGAGATCGCGGGCGTCATCCAGGACAACGCGCGCCAGTCCATGACCGAGCTGCGCGCCATCCTCGGCTCGCTGCGCCAGGACGAGGAACAAGGTGACGGGCAGCCCGAGGCGCCACAGCCAGGGTTCAACCAGGTCGGTGCCCTGATCTCGGACGCTCACCGGGCCGGTCAGCGGCTCGAGGTCTCCCAGGAGATCCAGCACCCCGAGCTGATGCCGACGCTCGTGGGCAGGCACATCTACCGGGTGGTTCAGGAACTGGTCACCAACGCCCGCAAACACGCACCGGGGGCGAAGGTCTGGCTCGAGCTCATCGGAGCGCCGGGCGAAGGGGTACACATCACCTCGCGCAATCCCCTCCAACTGGGGGACGCCGAGCTGCCGGGCGCAGGCGTCGGCCTGATCGGCCTGCGGGAACGCGCGAGCGTGCTGGGTGGCACGATGCACTCAGGCGTCAATGAGGAAGGACAGTTCGAAGTGAAGGTGTGGTTCCCGTGGTGA